The Kineococcus rhizosphaerae sequence CGCCTACGCGGGCACCCGGACCGAGCTCGCCGCCGTGATGGCGGCCGGGACCCCGGACAAGCTGCTCGGCACCTTCACCCTCGGGAACCTGAACGTCTACATCGACCGCCAGATCACCCCGAACCCCGAGGTCCTCGGTGACTTCCCCGACCAGCCCGGTCTCGTCGAGATGACGAAGGCCGCGCTGAAGGTCCTGGAGAAGAACGACAAGGGCTTCTTCCTCATGGTCGAGGGCGCCTCGATCGACAAGTCCGAGCACCCGCTCGACGGCCCCCGCGCCGTGTACGACACGATCGAGCTGGACCAGGCCATCGCCGTGGCCAAGGAGTGGTCGAAGGAGAACGGCGAGGACACCCTCATCGTCATCACCGCCGACCACAACCACGCCATGAGCATCGCCGGCACCCACACCCTCTCCAAGGAGGGTTCGCCCGCGCGCCAGCAGAACGGCGTGTACGCCGACGCCGGGTTCCCGACCTACGTCGACGCGAACGGCGACGGGTTCCCCGACGACCCGAACCCGGACGTCCAGCTGTTCTTCGGCTGGTCGAACCACCCCGACCACCCGGACGACTTCGCCCACAACGCCGTCCTGGCGCAGCCGGCGCTGGAGGACCCGGTCACCGAGCGGGCCTACCCGAACCCGGCGCGCGACCCGGGTTCGGTCGTCCAGATCGGGAACCTGCCGCTGGACGAGACGAACTGCGTGCACACCGTCGAAGACGTCTTCATCGGCGCCTCGGGCCCGGGTGCGCAGGGGTTCGCGAAGCTGCTCGACAACACCGAGGTCTTCCACACCATCTGCGCCGCCCTCGGGCTGCAGATCCCGACCTACGTGCTGAAGAGCTCGGCGGCCAAGACCGCGCAGGCCGAGGTCGCCGCCCAGGCGGCCGCGCCCGTCGGCTGAGGCGACCGCCCACCGTTCGGCACGTTGACTCCGCGGTCCCGTTGAACGGGACCGCGGAGGCAACGTGCCGTTCCCGCGTCCGGCCTCAGACGTCGACGTGCACGTCCAGGCCGTCCACCCGGGTGAACCCGGCGACCGGCTGGTGGGTGTGCGCGAACTCCGCCCCCGCGGCGAAGGCCCGGGCCAGCAACCACCCGGCGAGGTCGTCGACCGGGCCGGTGAGGCCGACGAGGTACGCGGCGGAACCGGCCCACCCGTCGGAGCGCAGCACGTAGCCGGTGCCGACGGGGGACCCCGTCGCGGTGGGCGAGGACGACGTCGGCCTGCGGGGCGGACAGCAGCGGTGCGCACCAGGCGCGGGTGGCGTCCCGCTCGCCCCCGAACGCGGCGTGGTCGACGGCGACGACCTCGTCGAGGTCCGCCGGGCCCGCCGCCCTCAGCTCCAGCCCGGTGGACGGGGCCGGCTCCGTGAACCGCGCGCGGTCGAGCACCGCCAGCGGTTTGCGGAACAGGAAGGTCCCGTGGGCCCAGGGCGAGCCCGTGGGCACCCGCACCCCCCACGGGACGCCCCGTCCGGCGTACCAGGCGCGGAGCGCGTCGACGTCGACGAGCGACGGGTCGTGGACGTCGGCGTTGTTCCACTGCGCGTGCGCCAGGCCGCTGGCCGTGAGCCGGACCCCGGGCAGCTCGTCGGCACCGCCGCGCAGCCGGCCGTGGACCTGCCAGGCATCCCCGTGCGCCGTCAGAGCCCGCCACCGCACCGCGTCCGTCGTCGTCACGGCGCCCAGTGTGCCCACCGGTGCGAGGCTGCCGGGGTGAGCACGGTCTTCCTCGTGGTCGGGCTGCCCGCGGCGGGCAAGTCCACCCGCGCCCGGGAGCTGGAGCGCGGGGGCGCCCTGCGCCTGACGACCGACGAGTGGGTGGTGCCGGTCTTCGGCGGGCAGAACCCCGAGGCCGGGCGCGACGCCCTGGAGGGGCAGCTCATCCGCACCGCGCTGGAGGTGGCGCGCCGCGGGGTCGACGTCGTCCTGGACTTCGGCTTCTGGTCGCGCGACGAGCGGACGGCCCTGCGGGCGCTGTTCGCCGACGCCGGGGCGCGGTGCGTGGTCGAGTTCTGCGACGTGGCCCCCGACGTGCAGCGGGCCCGGGTGCAGCAGCGCTGGCGCGAGCGCCCGCACACCACCTTCCCCATCGGCGAGGACGAGCTCGAGACCTGGCGGGGCCGGTTCGAGACCCCCGGCGTGGACGAGCTGGCCCCGTCGTTCTCGCCGCCGCGGTGGGCGGACTGGGCGGACTGGACCGCCCGGCGGTGGCCGGGGTACGCGGGCTGGGGGCCCCCGCCGCGCCTGTGACCCGGGTGTGACCCAGGACACGTCGAGGGGCCTGTAACGCTCCCGCCGGGTCGAGCGATGTCACGTGTGAGTCCGGGGGGCGTGCACAGGCTGGGGGGTCTGCGGCACGTCGGGCTCTGGAGGAACTGCAGTACCCGTTCGGTGGTCGGGGGGTCGACCACCGGGCAACGACCCCGGGAGTTCGGGGGGTGCGTCCAGGGCTGGGGGGCCCGCAGCGGCGCATCGGACTCGCGGGACGTGGGGTGTCAGCCTGGTGGCCGGGGGGTCGGCCACCAGGCGACCCCCGCCGAACACCTCCCTGAGAACACCTCTTCACCACCTCCTCGCCGTGACGTGACCGGCGCTCACTCCTCCGGCAGGTACAGGCAGAACAGGTGCCCGTGCGGGTCCCGCAGCACCCGCACCGTCTCCTGCGGCTGGAACCCCTCCACCGACGCCCCCGCCGCCACCGCGTGCTCCACGGCACCGGGCAGGTCGTCGACGGCGATGTCGAGGTGGTCCTGCACCTGCTGCTCGCCCGCCCTGGCGGGCCACGCCGGGCGCACGTGCTGCTCCTCGCGCTGGAACGACAGCCCCGTCACCCCGTGCGGATCACGCAGGACGACCCAGTCGGGGTCCTCGCGCACCGTCTCGAACCCGAGCAGTCGGCGGTAGAACGCTGCCAGCGCAGGGGGGTCGGGGGTGTCGAGGACGGTCGCGGTCAGCCGCAGTGTCGCCACCGTCCCAGGGTGGGGCCTCAGCGCCGGACGCGCACCTCCCGCCAGACGTCGCGCAGCGCCCACGGCACCAGCACGAACGTCCAGATGACGCCCACCACCCACTGGAAGCGGAACGCGAGCGGAACGGCCGCGAGCAGCAGCAGCGTCAGGACGATCCGCCCGACGGGCCCGAAGGTGACGGAGCTGCCCGTCCACCGCGACTGCCGGTACTCGACCCGCGCCGCGCGCGGGACGTCGTCGCTGCGGTGGGTGGCGACCGGGCCGGCGAACGTCGCCGCGGGCGCCGGGGTGAAGCACAGGGGGCACCAGCGGTCGCCGGCCGTCAGGGAGCGCTCGCACCGAGCGCACCGCACCCCGCCCGACGCGTCGTCCACGTCGATCCATCGAGCCGCGGCGACCGGAACTTGAGCGTGCGAGGACCCACCGTCGCACGCGGGAGCGCGATGGTCCACCATCGTCTCGTGATCGCCCGGTCGGTGCTGTCGTCGCTGAGCCTGGAACGCAGCCGGCGTGCCGCCTCCCAGGCCCGCTCCTTCGTGCGCGAGCGCTGCCTCGAGGCGGGCGTCGCCGAGGGCGTGTGCGACAGCGCGGTCCTCATGGTGAGCGAGCTCGTCACCAACGCCGTCGAGCACGCCCGCAGCCGCGTGGAGCTCGCCGTGGCGGTCTCCCCGCGCGACGTGCACGTGGAGGTCGGCGACCACAACGCGGCCCTGCCGGCCGTCCGGCACCCCGACACCGGCGCCGTCCACGGACGCGGCATGGCGATCGTCGACGCCCTGGCCTCGGCGTGGGGGGTGCGGCCGGCGGGACGGGGCAAGACCGTCTGGTTCGACCTGCCGCGCTAGAGGTGCCCCGCCAGTTCCGGCCCGGGCCGCAGGAACCGCTGCGGCAGGGAGGCCTTCGTCCGCAGGGCGGCGTAGCGGCCCAGGACGGTGTCGCAGGGTTCGACGACCCAGTCGCGCTCGGCGTGGGCCCGGAAGAACGCGTCGACGTCCTCCAGCAGGTACACGCCCCCGGCGCCGAGCTCGAGCTCGACGTCGTGGACCTCCAGGTGCACCGCGGCCCGGGTGCCGCCGGGGGCCGACAGCAGCGCCGACTCCCGGTCCGGTGACCACAGGACCCCGAACCCGGACCGTTCGAAACCGGTCAGGGCCTGCTTGAGGTTCGTCACCGGGTGCTTCTCGAACCCCAGCCTCACCGCACACCCCCTCGTCGCGCCTGCGGGCATCCTGCCGCACCGGTCCGGTGGTGGCGCGGGGCGGGCGGGCCTAGCGTCCCGCGCCGACGTCACCCGGGTCGGGGGACTCGGCGGGCCCGACGACGCGGTCGCGGCCGCCGCGCTTGGCCTCGTAGAGGCGGGCGTCGGCGCGGGCCATGAGGTCGGACCAGGTGGCCGCGCGGGACTCGTCCGTGGCGGCGAACCCGATGCTGACCGTGACGGGCAGGCCCGTGGTGCACGGGTTCCAGTCGTGCCGCGCGACGAGCGCGCGCAGCGCCTCGGCCGACAGCGACACCGCCGTGCTCGTCCAGCCCTCCCACACGACGACGAACTCCTCCCCGCCGAGGCGGGCGACGAACTTGCCCGGGGCCTCCGAGACGTACTCGGTGAGCAGCCCGCCCAGCTCGCGCAGGACCGCGTCGCCGGCGTCGTGGGACCGCTCGTCGTTGACGCGCTTGAAGTGGTCGAGGTCGACGATGGCGACGGCCACGGGACCGGGGCCGTCGAGGACGTCGTGGACGTGGTCCTCGACGGCGCGCCGGTTCGGCAGTCCCGTCAGGGAGTCGGTGAAGGCCAGGGTGCGGAACCGGTCGCGGTCGCGGCGGGCCGTGGAGGCGTCGAACTGGGCCTGGGCCAGCAACGCGCGCGCGGCGTTCTGCCGGGCCTGCAGCCGGGCGTGCTCCTCGTGGAACCGGACGTGGGCGCGGTAGGCGCCCTCCCAGTCCCCCGTCGTCGCGCGGTAGGTCGCGTCGGCCTCCTCGACGTCGGCGAGCAGACCCGGCAGGCGCCGGTCGGTGCCGATGCGGCGGGCCAGCTCGAGCTGCCCGAGCGCCTCGGCGGGCCGGCCGAGGCCGATGAGGATGCGGAACGCCGTCAGCCGGGCGATGGCCTCGTGGTCGGCGCCGATCACCGGGGTCCCGGGGGCGAACGCCTGCGAGATGGTCTCCCAGGCCTCCTCCAGGCGCCCGGCCCGCATCTCGACCACGGCGACGGTGTCGAGGTCCGCGCAGCGCAGCCGGATGCCGTTCTGGGCGGCCACGCGGCGCAGCCGGGCGGCGAGCCGGACGGCCTCCTCGACGCGGCCGAGGTCGGCGTGCTCCCACGCGGTGTTGTTCAGCGCGTACAGCTCGAGCTCGTGGTCGTCCTCGGTGGCGG is a genomic window containing:
- a CDS encoding AAA family ATPase, with amino-acid sequence MSTVFLVVGLPAAGKSTRARELERGGALRLTTDEWVVPVFGGQNPEAGRDALEGQLIRTALEVARRGVDVVLDFGFWSRDERTALRALFADAGARCVVEFCDVAPDVQRARVQQRWRERPHTTFPIGEDELETWRGRFETPGVDELAPSFSPPRWADWADWTARRWPGYAGWGPPPRL
- a CDS encoding VOC family protein gives rise to the protein MATLRLTATVLDTPDPPALAAFYRRLLGFETVREDPDWVVLRDPHGVTGLSFQREEQHVRPAWPARAGEQQVQDHLDIAVDDLPGAVEHAVAAGASVEGFQPQETVRVLRDPHGHLFCLYLPEE
- a CDS encoding ATP-binding protein produces the protein MIARSVLSSLSLERSRRAASQARSFVRERCLEAGVAEGVCDSAVLMVSELVTNAVEHARSRVELAVAVSPRDVHVEVGDHNAALPAVRHPDTGAVHGRGMAIVDALASAWGVRPAGRGKTVWFDLPR
- a CDS encoding tetratricopeptide repeat-containing diguanylate cyclase; the protein is MRLAPGVTHLVDQVRALERSRGYELLRQEPAAVALERAAEAAGDRVAGARASLVRADIACSAGDIDTASTLVQAAVRVAEEFGDDELSARTHYVRSLMHLQAGDVAESRWHAVRSVELLPPQAPAWLRAEHLLGLTVVLDRSIDSHDAVIAEILAIAATEDDHELELYALNNTAWEHADLGRVEEAVRLAARLRRVAAQNGIRLRCADLDTVAVVEMRAGRLEEAWETISQAFAPGTPVIGADHEAIARLTAFRILIGLGRPAEALGQLELARRIGTDRRLPGLLADVEEADATYRATTGDWEGAYRAHVRFHEEHARLQARQNAARALLAQAQFDASTARRDRDRFRTLAFTDSLTGLPNRRAVEDHVHDVLDGPGPVAVAIVDLDHFKRVNDERSHDAGDAVLRELGGLLTEYVSEAPGKFVARLGGEEFVVVWEGWTSTAVSLSAEALRALVARHDWNPCTTGLPVTVSIGFAATDESRAATWSDLMARADARLYEAKRGGRDRVVGPAESPDPGDVGAGR